The bacterium genomic sequence CGACCTCCTTTATGCTAACCTTTATGCTAAAAGGCAAGGTTTTTTTAGAAGGATGGACATTAATTTCTTATTTGTTCCTTTTTGCCTATCTTACTTACCTCTTTTTTGTTTTTCTTGCTCTTAAAGAAATTGGTTCAGCCAATTTACTTGATATTATACTGTGGCCTTTACATTCATTGTTTTTTACTTTTGTTTTTGTTCTTTCTCTAATTTTAAAAATTGCTGGCGTAAAGGTTCTATGGAAGGGCAGAAAGGGGGGGTAAAATCAGATCTTAAATTCCTTTTTAAGAAAATTTTCTACAAATTGGCTACGATGGGGAATCAGGCATTTGGAGCAGTCCCAGTAACCATATTCATTCCTCGTGCCGTAAGGGGAATTAATTTTACACCCCCCAAATTTTTTATGCTCCTCATCCCACAGTCCGTAATCAAAAAAAGGACATCCGCAGAAGAAACAGTTTAATTCTTCTTCGGCCATTTCGTGACACCTTTCGCTGGTTTTGTAAAGAGGGCAGAAATCGGGTTCTCGCACTTTCATATTCTTGTACGTGAAATACTTGGTTATCTCCGATGGCTTTACAAGACGATTCTTTTCAACGATTTCTGCCCTCTTTTTTGTAAAATCCCTGTACCATTTTATCAGAGGGTTTTCAAAGTCGAGGTTCAGGTTGACCTCCTATTCTCTATAAATTCCTATGGGTCCAACCCCTTTGGCCAGTCCAGCATTTATGGGATTGTAAACTGTATTGCTGTCGACATCTACAAAGAAAATGTAATTAGAATCAGATGCGTTGAAGATCGATACAATGGCTGTGTTTCCATCTTTGATAATTCTGGATGCCCCATAAATTATCATTACTGTGTCAAGGATGGAATTGTTTTGTATTCGGAAAATACCATTCATAAAGTCGGTAAAGATCAAAGTTCCTTTTGAGAATACTTCAAAATCTCCAGGATAAAATTCCACTTTTATTGAGTCCTCTATTGTGAGGGTAGAAGGATTTAAGATGTAAAAGGCGCCTGTAT encodes the following:
- a CDS encoding cysteine-rich small domain-containing protein produces the protein MKVREPDFCPLYKTSERCHEMAEEELNCFFCGCPFFDYGLWDEEHKKFGGCKINSPYGTRNEYGYWDCSKCLIPHRSQFVENFLKKEFKI